A window of Fusarium fujikuroi IMI 58289 draft genome, chromosome FFUJ_chr10 genomic DNA:
GCGCACCACAATATCTATCGCGATAGGTATGAGCGGAAAATTAGCCCAACAAAAGAGAAGCCCTGCGTTCTGAACTCTATCGACTGGCCCGAAATCAAGGATGATTTATACCTCATCAATGCGATGCATGAGCGGTTGGAGGGGAAGTCgttggatgaagatgagattgctgcGGCTAAGGAGGGGCTGACCAAGATCacaccatcatcgctgtTATGGTCAAATGGGGTATTGCGGAGATACCAGGGAATatagaagatgaagatatggaTTGACAATTCTGCTACATATCAAATATCACTGGACGGTTGTTTATGAATGAATATCTGTGTTGGAAGAAAATCGCGCATCGGCTACGGAACAAGCAACATCGCAAAAGCAATAACGCTTCCACAAACATGgaacaaaacaaaaagcaTGAGGCACACCCGACTCGAACGGATAACCTTCAGGAATCAAGCATCTTTCCAAGGAAGCCCTCGAAATTAACTGGAATCTGACGCGCTACCAGTTGCGCCAGCGCCCCATTCGTTGGCCGGAGTTTGTTCTGCTTCCAGTCTATACAGACGGGGCCTGGAGCTTGCGATGTGGGTTTGCCTTGTCGCCGAAAAATGCCGCGCTGCGTCGGAAAAAGCGGCTTTGACAAGTTCAAGATCGGTCAAATTGAGAGATGCAAGATACAAAATGTCAAAGGACTGTGATATCGTTTGAACTAAGCTATGACTCTAGTGCTGTGGTCTCATCCGAGGCTCTCAGTCCCGCCCGATGCACCCGCACGCCAGCTCTCGTTATCTGAGTGGACTGTTTCGCTCACAAACACAAATCATGGGATACTAATAGAGTCTCTGAATAGCCTACTTCTTGGTGTCGTTGGAGGGATTCCACTGAAATTGGATTGGAGGCGCGACTCCGGAGCCAAATAGCCCAGAGCCGCCTCCGAAGGTTGGGAAAGGCTTTGCTACTGATGGCGCTGGGCTCGATGGTTTTGCCGGAGTATTCAAGAACTTGGAAGgatcctcagccttgggcAAGTCGGGGATTGCCGTCCAGCCATTGAACTGAGCTTTAGGAGCGTTGATAACGCTTGGGGGGCTCGTCTTCTTGCCGTTTTCCGAAGGAACTTTGTTAGATGTAGTCGGGGCATTGCCTTGAGGCTCATTTGCAGCAGAAGGCAACGCTTGTCCGTTAGTATCATGGCAATTTAGGTTCTGAGTTGTGTGACTTACGTGTTACTGCTCTTGGCTTATATCGCCGGCATTGGGCCAAAACCTGTCTGAGGATCTCGACCTCCTCCTGCAGGCTCTTTCTTCGAGACGATGTATCATCCGACTCTCCAGCCAACTCCTCAAGTCTTTCCTTACTCATTCGATCTACCTTTGTGGGTGTGAGGATATCTGGTATATCATACACAAGGCAACTTTCAACTGCCAGGTTGATGACATTATCGGTGAAGGTACGCAGAGACATCTTCAAAAGTTAGTATAAACGGATTATGAGGCCTGGGGTTATCTTACCATATAATATGTCAACATCGTGTCTATGACCTTGCTGATCCCAAACTCACTATCTTCAaggtcatcttcctcattgaTGTCTTGAGCAATTGATTTAGAGTCAACTCTCTTACTCGTATCTCCTGTCTTTGCTGTGTTGCTCTCATATAAATGAGGGTACTTCTCTTGCAGAACAGCAGAGACACGTCTCTCCAGCTTCTGATCCGACGATTTCGACAGCATGTCATAGAACAACAAGTCAAGAGGAAGTGCGTAACCTTGAACATAAGGTCTCAGTAGTTCGTCGATCTTTTCCTGAAAcaccttttccttttcatcAAAGAATGGGTCCACGCAGGTTGACAAGATCGCCTCAGTAGTTCGATTTGTCCGTGGGGATCCAACAACATGCTCAAAAACCTGATCAACAAAAGCCTTTGCAACCGTCGTTACCAGCTTGACATGTGACTCGGCAATACCTCTCCACGGAGCTGCTTCTTGCTTAAAGAGCTGCATGGCAAGGTCCTTGTTAGGAGTTCCTGGAAACTCGAGTCCTTGGTTGGCAGCGGCTTGTTTCTCGAGTTGCTCAGCGAGCTCGCTTCTCGTGATTTTCTTCGGCTGGGGAGGGTTGTAAGGGTAACGTTCCAGAAACTCCTCGAGATACACGGGAATTTCATCGTCCTCCGAATCACTTTCATCATCTGAGACGGTGACATGGGTCGAGCCCTTAGTTTGAAGGATATGATCAAAAGCTCGACTGAAGTTCCGCAGCTGTGCTCGCAACTTTCGTTGATCGTCCTGTAAGCCACCGAAAAACTCATCATTGTATCGGCCGTATATGCCATCTCTGGCGAGCCGCTGAAAGTCACTGGCAATGGCAAGCAGAAAAGACCTAAGGTCCTCCTGAGTGGATCGAGACTTTCCCAAACGATCGAGTTCCTCTTGCCGTTCTCTAAGCGTCGTTTCGATGTCTGTAATGACTCCAGGCAGACTGTTGCGAATGTGACTATAGAGCACATGACTGAGCTTCTTTCGCAAACTCACAATGCCACGATTCTCAGAAGGAATAGTTGCCCAAGCACCCGTCTTGAAGAACGCATCTTCGACCTTGTCTCGACCTTCCAAGctgtcctcatcctcggctCTGTTTCGAAGGACATGCCACCCAAGCTGCAGCTTATGCGCAGCTTCCTGATTCTTGGCCAGCTTGATGTattccttctcagcatcatacCCAGGGCGAGTCAAATCAGGCTTCGTAATGACACCGATGGTTCGGCGTCGTTCCGGATCGATGTTCTTAGCTTTCTGAAGGGCTAAGTGATTGGCAAGGTTGTTATTCGCTGTGATAACCACAAGAATAATACTGTTCTTCTGTCGCATGTAGCTCTCAACAAGTTGGTCGACCGTTTCTTTACCACTAATTGACTGGTTTTCGGTAGCAACCTGGAAGAATCCTGGAAGGTCAACGAGACTCAGTGGGTACATCTTCGGCCCTTCAATCTCCAGACGAAGCACGTCCTTGGAGAACTCCATCCCGGCCTTGCCAAAGCCCATGCACTCTTTGGCTTCCGTGATGATGTCGCCCAAGTCATCCTCACAAAACCCAGTTCTCTGGAATCTCTTTGCTGGTTTGGATCTGTCTTCAAATCTGACACTCACATCGATTCGAGTCTCATTAGCTCGCCGGAAAATGAGCTCAGTCGCAAACCTCGTGCAAAGATTCCCTTGAACCGGAAAGCGAACATGAGAAATAGCCTCAAGAACGGACGACTTTCCAGCGGATTGATCCCCAACGACGATGATTTGCGGAAGGTTGACGATACGGCCGACTCCGCAAGCACTCAGACTGTCGCTTATATCATGGAGGGCTTTAGTCTCATTGGTATTGAGCTGTTCGAGAATGTTGGCGTCTACAGACACATCCATTGTAAAAGTCAAGTGTTAATTGATAggtatatagataataaatattttgTTTTCTCAATTCATCACAAACGAGAAGCCCAGAAAAGCCTCCTTTATGTTTGGAATGGTAAGCCAGGGGCAAACGCGCGCTTGAACAGCAATCTAGTTTGTTATCTGCAGGAATCACACCATAGCAAAGTTTCAGTTGATACAGGGGTATGTTTCTGTTGGTTCTGCAAAACAACAGGGTTTCGTGTGAtaacaacaaccaacatgCATATGGAGGAACACGAGGTAGGTACATTCGGATCACGGCAGTCGAACAGCATTGTGCACACCGGGACCAAGATTCTAGTAGATGCATCAGATGGCAATGGGGTTggttttttctcttttatacTCCAAATCCTGACTCCTGATAGTGTCATTATTAAATGGCGTTGCTTTGACAAGCAGCCGTCTTCTACGGTAATCTATTCATAGCCAGTGCACACTGTTTGTTGGTCACAACATCCTTGGGTCTTTTTCTGGATCTGGAAATTTGATCTAGCTTAAAAGGGTCTAAAGCCGAGGAACAGGTAACTAACTATTTGGGGTGATTTCAGCGTGCTAGCTCGAGGGGCTGTGATTTCTACTTCACAATCGTGGAAACCATCGCACTTGTAGAAGTTCCGCTTGTAATAAGATTATACTAGACTATTGAGAACTTTAATCTCATATCATattgatctcttcttctcggctttGTGTCTAGCTGTTGAAACGAGCGTGGGAGTAGTCTCGTCAAGTAATCCACCCTTGGCCAGACCACGTCCATGTCTCAGCCACTGGAGTTAGCTTCAACAACCCCTCAGCTCCCACTTCTCTCCACAAATCGACTTCAAACCCAAGGCCAGGTTCTCTTGACAATTTCTACAACATAGATACATTGCATATAATTCTCGGAAACCATGAGCTTCACGAACCACCCTCTATTGATCAATATTTACGATGCACTTCGTG
This region includes:
- a CDS encoding related to interferon-regulated resistance GTP-binding protein, with amino-acid sequence MDVSVDANILEQLNTNETKALHDISDSLSACGVGRIVNLPQIIVVGDQSAGKSSVLEAISHVRFPVQGNLCTRFATELIFRRANETRIDVSVRFEDRSKPAKRFQRTGFCEDDLGDIITEAKECMGFGKAGMEFSKDVLRLEIEGPKMYPLSLVDLPGFFQVATENQSISGKETVDQLVESYMRQKNSIILVVITANNNLANHLALQKAKNIDPERRRTIGVITKPDLTRPGYDAEKEYIKLAKNQEAAHKLQLGWHVLRNRAEDEDSLEGRDKVEDAFFKTGAWATIPSENRGIVSLRKKLSHVLYSHIRNSLPGVITDIETTLRERQEELDRLGKSRSTQEDLRSFLLAIASDFQRLARDGIYGRYNDEFFGGLQDDQRKLRAQLRNFSRAFDHILQTKGSTHVTVSDDESDSEDDEIPVYLEEFLERYPYNPPQPKKITRSELAEQLEKQAAANQGLEFPGTPNKDLAMQLFKQEAAPWRGIAESHVKLVTTVAKAFVDQVFEHVVGSPRTNRTTEAILSTCVDPFFDEKEKVFQEKIDELLRPYVQGYALPLDLLFYDMLSKSSDQKLERRVSAVLQEKYPHLYESNTAKTGDTSKRVDSKSIAQDINEEDDLEDSEFGISKVIDTMLTYYMMSLRTFTDNVINLAVESCLVYDIPDILTPTKVDRMSKERLEELAGESDDTSSRRKSLQEEVEILRQVLAQCRRYKPRAVTPLPSAANEPQGNAPTTSNKVPSENGKKTSPPSVINAPKAQFNGWTAIPDLPKAEDPSKFLNTPAKPSSPAPSVAKPFPTFGGGSGLFGSGVAPPIQFQWNPSNDTKK